The bacterium genome includes the window AGGCGTCGTCGGTAAACAACACGATTGCACGCTGCCCAGCTTCTCGGGGACGGCTCTTTGCGCTTCGAGTCGCGAGCAATTCCGCCATTGCGCGATCCACCCCCGCACCCGCGTGGGTCAGACCCGAGGAACCGAGTCGTTGTATGTACGTGAGCGCCAGCTCGGTCTGCTGAAACTCGGAAGTCAACGGCACGCGGGTGATCGCGTTACCCCGGAGCCGATCCAGATCACCTGCAAATGTGACGACACCGACGCGGGTCGAGCGCGGATCGAGTCGACTCAGGAGCGCGCGCGCCAGAAGGATCTCTTGATCGAGCAGAGTCGACGGACTCTCCAGACCTCGGAGAAATCGGGTCAGGGACAGAAACGGACGCGCGTACCAGGGCGTCGGGTGAGCGGTACCGGCGAGGGGTGGACCGGGAAGGACTTCATCCGTACTTGCAGAGGTGTCGATTGCAAAAACGATGTCGAGTCCGGCTTGCGCATCGAAGAGCGGTAGGCGACCGGCCACTAGCGTCAGGCTCTCGCTCGCGGGAACGACCCGCCCGGCGGGCGCATCGAGTTCGATTCGGGCGTCGGCCCGGGTTCCGAGGACACCCGAGAGCAGCGCGGCGAGACAGACGCCCGCCCTCTGACCGAATCGTCTTTTGTTTCGGGAGCTTAGCTGGCCCACACTTCTCGCATCGGCAACTCCAGCGAATCCTGAATTCCAGCCCCATTTCGGCCACGTAAGTAGTTGATTTTATTGACTTTTCATTCCTGGCCGGACTGCTTGACTCGGCTCGGACTGCGCACGTAAGCTGGTGCCGACTTGAGGGAAATCCACCGTGGGACGGGCTCGCGGGGTGCCCCCGCGGTTGCGTCCTCTCTCTAGGCATCCGCCCCGCATTTGGGGGACGAGCCGAACCCCGAAAGGTCTCTATGACTGGCTCCCGCCGCGTTTTCGCGAGCCTTCTGATCGTTCTCACATCGCTCGCGCTGCCCACCGCAGCGCGCGATCTCGAAGATGTACTGGTCGATGTCGGCAATCAGATCGGCTTCTCAACACACCAGGACTTCGCCGTTGAAACGATTGCGGCGTCCGGCGTCGGACGCTCGCAGTTTGAAGAACTGGTCGACATCAACTCGAATATCCTCAACGACCGCTTGCTGCCCGTGAGCAGTAGCGTCGGAGGCTTCACTTTCGAGTACAACCCCGACCTCGACGTGTACGAGCGCTCGACCAGTACGTTCGGGCCTCTGTTCACCGAACGCGCCCAGACCATCGGTCGCAATCGCCTGCTGGTAAGTGCCAGTACGAGCTACCTGGAGTTCGATGAGTTCGAAGGTGACGGCATCTCGAGTCTGGCCGCTTCAACGATGCAGCCCTCCTTCAAGGTGACGACGGACACCGATTCGATTTTCAAGGATCGCGATTTGGGTGCCGATCTCGACATCCTGCTCGATCTGGATATCGAGGAGACCGTGGCCAGCTT containing:
- a CDS encoding VWA domain-containing protein — translated: MGQLSSRNKRRFGQRAGVCLAALLSGVLGTRADARIELDAPAGRVVPASESLTLVAGRLPLFDAQAGLDIVFAIDTSASTDEVLPGPPLAGTAHPTPWYARPFLSLTRFLRGLESPSTLLDQEILLARALLSRLDPRSTRVGVVTFAGDLDRLRGNAITRVPLTSEFQQTELALTYIQRLGSSGLTHAGAGVDRAMAELLATRSAKSRPREAGQRAIVLFTDDASESGAPALARSLRRAAAASVRIDVVIVGEEADRAPPEMLADLLETGGSLIRAPREGTGEKDLRRLRYGRARSVQVHNRTSGAVASVVGLTPDGRFSSLIALAPGTNQLEVRISVEDSDSPTVVEVFEIERAGDTASRLGPQLLAERRRLLEAHLANLRAEPAPPTLPVSPPASPRERLLDLEIEPADSP